One genomic window of Hymenobacter sp. J193 includes the following:
- a CDS encoding BrxA/BrxB family bacilliredoxin, which translates to MATYPEYMVAPIRQDLVEAGFEQLMTPEEVDQALLPATGTVLVAVNSVCGCAAAKARPALKLALSSTDKKPAKLVTVFAGMETEAVAKVREHLLPYPPSSPSIALFKDGELVHMIERYHIEGNDMMRIVDNLQGAFAEYC; encoded by the coding sequence ATGGCAACGTACCCCGAATACATGGTGGCTCCCATCCGGCAAGACCTGGTGGAAGCCGGTTTTGAGCAGCTGATGACGCCCGAAGAAGTGGACCAGGCGCTGCTGCCTGCTACCGGCACGGTGCTGGTGGCCGTCAACTCGGTGTGTGGCTGCGCCGCTGCCAAGGCCCGCCCGGCCCTCAAGCTGGCCCTTTCCAGCACCGACAAAAAGCCCGCGAAGCTGGTGACGGTATTTGCCGGTATGGAAACCGAAGCCGTGGCCAAAGTGCGCGAACATCTGCTCCCCTACCCTCCTTCTTCACCCAGCATCGCGCTGTTCAAGGATGGCGAGCTGGTGCACATGATTGAGCGGTACCACATCGAAGGCAACGACATGATGCGCATCGTCGACAACCTGCAGGGCGCTTTTGCCGAGTATTGCTAA
- a CDS encoding tetratricopeptide repeat protein has protein sequence MKPLFTAAAALLLVGGLARPVQAQVDTVRASTLPPAQLAEKLYNSGIAKFNQKSYRAAIQDFDRALAAKADFSKAYYNRAATRYELKEYDQAVQDYDQAIKLEPEGFTAYFGRGQAKQALNQAEAAEQDYTKSTELKPDYAPAWYYRGDLRFEKGNFKEALADFSAAVKADPAYAYAYHDRGSAQRQLGNYAAAIQDYDQALKLQPELLPALLNRASAKRRAGDVKGALADFSAYLNKVTDNPVAFNNRGSARFEAGDYKGAVADFSKALELNAGYAFAYNNRAAAYLKLEDYKKAADDATQAIKLNAQYAEAYLNRGHAREMLREADGACQDWRKAAELGLENGTAYANAACE, from the coding sequence ATGAAACCACTCTTTACCGCAGCGGCGGCGCTTTTGCTGGTTGGTGGCCTGGCCCGGCCCGTCCAGGCGCAGGTAGATACCGTGCGAGCCAGCACGCTGCCGCCCGCCCAGCTGGCCGAAAAGCTCTACAATAGCGGCATTGCCAAGTTCAATCAGAAAAGCTACCGCGCCGCTATTCAGGACTTTGACCGTGCCCTGGCCGCCAAAGCCGATTTTTCCAAAGCCTACTATAACCGAGCCGCCACCCGCTACGAGCTAAAGGAGTACGACCAGGCTGTGCAGGACTACGACCAGGCCATTAAGCTGGAGCCCGAAGGCTTCACGGCCTACTTTGGGCGTGGGCAGGCCAAGCAGGCTCTCAACCAGGCCGAGGCTGCCGAGCAGGATTACACCAAGTCCACGGAACTAAAGCCCGACTACGCCCCCGCCTGGTACTACCGCGGCGACCTGCGCTTTGAAAAAGGTAATTTCAAGGAGGCGCTGGCTGATTTTTCGGCGGCCGTGAAAGCCGACCCCGCCTACGCCTACGCCTACCACGACCGGGGCAGCGCCCAGCGTCAGCTCGGCAACTACGCCGCCGCCATTCAGGACTACGATCAGGCCCTGAAGCTTCAGCCTGAGCTGCTGCCGGCCCTGCTGAACCGCGCCAGCGCCAAGCGCCGCGCCGGCGACGTGAAAGGCGCCCTAGCCGACTTCTCCGCTTACCTCAACAAAGTCACGGACAACCCCGTGGCTTTCAACAACCGCGGTAGCGCCCGCTTCGAGGCCGGTGACTACAAAGGCGCCGTGGCCGATTTCAGCAAGGCGCTGGAGCTGAACGCCGGCTATGCCTTCGCCTATAACAACCGCGCGGCCGCCTACCTCAAGCTTGAAGACTACAAAAAAGCCGCCGACGATGCTACGCAGGCCATCAAGCTGAACGCCCAGTACGCCGAGGCTTACCTCAACCGCGGCCATGCCCGCGAGATGCTGCGCGAGGCCGACGGCGCGTGCCAGGACTGGCGCAAGGCCGCCGAACTGGGCTTGGAAAACGGAACTGCCTACGCTAATGCCGCTTGTGAATAA
- a CDS encoding OmpA family protein — protein sequence MPLVNKVTYSMKFTRLVALAAALLLAVPALAQSVEFSKDRFSNDKEGLKTAQKEIKAGDEWYFADPPKYERALPHYLEAQKFNPNNAQLNLKIGDCYLNSGFRPRSLSYLQKAFELDGEVDPRMHFLLGRGLHLNARWQEAIAEYKKAVPPTGAKNALALQQEIRKHITECESGMALMKKPTRVFIDNAGPGVNSPFPDYGPVISADESVILFTSRRDNSTGGQTDPESGGFFEDVYQSNRAGDGWGPARALAEPVNTEGHDATVGLAPDGQRMLIYVENNGGDLNECDLRGNKWSKPQTLGKRVNTNAHESSASYSPDGRILYYVSDQPEGSLGSRDIYKIELEGKGKAVNLGPTINTPYGEEGVFMHPDGKTMYFSSEGHNSMGGYDIFKSVYENGKWSKPENLGWPINTPDDDVFFVISASGRHGYYSSYRDDGQGSKDIYQITFLGPEKPPVLSNEDQLLASRAAPVKETVLAAAVPVATTQVTILKGIVTDAESKQPLEATIDVVDNQKNQTIASFRSNSQSGRYLVSLPSGINYGIVVRQEGYLFHSENFDLPAGAAYSEVVKDIALKKLNVGAKVVLNNIFFDTDKSTLRKESTAELERLVALLNETPKLRIEISGHTDNVGNPAYNQKLSENRARVVVDYLITKGIDKGRLTFAGYGLTQPVASNTTKEGRQQNRRTEFKVLEK from the coding sequence ATGCCGCTTGTGAATAAGGTGACGTACTCGATGAAGTTTACCCGATTGGTGGCCCTGGCTGCCGCGCTGCTGCTGGCGGTTCCGGCCTTGGCCCAAAGTGTGGAGTTCAGCAAAGACCGGTTCAGCAACGATAAGGAAGGCCTGAAAACTGCGCAGAAAGAAATCAAGGCCGGCGACGAGTGGTATTTTGCTGATCCGCCCAAGTACGAGCGCGCCCTGCCCCACTACCTCGAAGCCCAGAAGTTCAACCCGAATAACGCCCAGCTCAACCTCAAAATAGGCGACTGTTACCTGAACTCCGGGTTTCGGCCGCGCAGCCTGAGCTACCTGCAGAAAGCCTTTGAGCTGGACGGTGAGGTGGACCCCCGCATGCACTTTCTGCTGGGCCGCGGCCTGCACCTGAATGCCCGCTGGCAGGAAGCTATTGCCGAGTACAAAAAGGCCGTACCGCCCACCGGCGCTAAAAACGCGCTGGCTTTGCAGCAGGAAATACGCAAGCACATTACGGAGTGCGAGTCGGGTATGGCCCTCATGAAAAAGCCCACCCGTGTCTTTATTGACAATGCCGGGCCGGGCGTAAACTCGCCGTTCCCGGACTACGGACCGGTTATTTCGGCTGATGAGTCGGTGATTCTGTTTACCTCGCGCCGCGACAACTCTACCGGCGGCCAGACGGACCCCGAATCGGGGGGCTTTTTTGAGGACGTGTACCAGTCGAACCGCGCCGGCGACGGCTGGGGGCCCGCCCGTGCCCTGGCCGAGCCCGTCAATACCGAAGGCCACGATGCTACCGTAGGGTTGGCCCCCGATGGGCAGCGCATGCTGATTTACGTGGAAAACAACGGCGGCGACCTGAACGAGTGCGACCTGCGCGGCAACAAGTGGAGCAAGCCCCAGACGCTGGGCAAGCGCGTGAACACCAACGCCCACGAGTCGTCGGCCTCCTACTCGCCCGATGGACGCATCCTATACTACGTGAGCGACCAGCCCGAGGGCAGCCTCGGCAGCCGAGACATCTACAAGATTGAGCTGGAAGGCAAAGGCAAAGCCGTAAACCTGGGCCCCACTATCAACACGCCCTACGGTGAAGAAGGCGTATTTATGCACCCCGATGGCAAGACGATGTACTTCTCCTCGGAAGGTCACAACTCCATGGGCGGCTACGACATCTTTAAATCGGTGTATGAAAACGGCAAGTGGAGCAAGCCCGAAAACCTCGGCTGGCCCATCAACACGCCCGACGACGACGTGTTCTTCGTGATTTCGGCCTCCGGGCGCCACGGCTACTATTCCTCTTACCGCGACGACGGCCAGGGCAGTAAGGACATCTACCAGATTACCTTCCTAGGGCCCGAAAAGCCGCCCGTGCTCAGCAATGAAGACCAGCTGCTGGCCTCGCGCGCGGCGCCCGTGAAGGAAACCGTGCTGGCCGCTGCCGTGCCCGTGGCTACCACCCAGGTAACTATCCTGAAGGGCATCGTGACGGATGCCGAAAGCAAGCAGCCGCTGGAAGCCACCATCGACGTGGTCGACAACCAGAAAAACCAGACTATTGCTTCTTTCCGCTCTAACTCGCAGTCGGGCCGCTACCTCGTGTCGTTGCCTTCGGGCATCAACTACGGCATTGTGGTGCGGCAGGAAGGCTACCTTTTTCACTCCGAGAACTTTGATTTGCCGGCCGGCGCGGCTTACTCAGAGGTGGTGAAGGACATTGCCCTCAAGAAGCTGAACGTGGGCGCGAAAGTGGTGCTGAACAACATTTTCTTCGACACCGACAAATCGACCTTACGCAAGGAAAGCACCGCGGAGCTGGAGCGCCTCGTGGCCCTGCTCAACGAAACGCCCAAGCTGCGCATCGAAATTTCCGGCCACACCGACAATGTGGGCAACCCGGCCTACAACCAGAAGCTCTCGGAAAACCGGGCCCGCGTGGTAGTCGATTACCTGATAACAAAAGGCATTGACAAAGGCCGCCTGACGTTTGCCGGCTACGGCCTCACGCAGCCGGTAGCGTCCAATACCACCAAGGAAGGCCGACAGCAAAACCGCCGCACCGAATTCAAAGTGCTGGAAAAGTAG